One segment of Pandoraea pnomenusa DNA contains the following:
- the corA gene encoding magnesium/cobalt transporter CorA, which translates to MLVNCVAYEDGRKIADLHPDEISDYLERPHCFVWVALKDPGPGELAQMQHEFGLHDLAVEDAQHGHQRPKIEQYGDSLFAVLHVLNKDADGDFSLGEVAIFAGQNYVLSVRTNATQGLGAVRARAEKEPHLLRQGSIFVLYALMDAIVDSYFPVFDDLEAQLEAIEAQIFTPSAPAKGRAIIEDLYQLKRRLITLQHACVPLMEAVSKLFGAMAPKLCGGMQEYFRDVFDHLQRITKNVDLLREMVTTALSVNLGMISLSENETTKRLGSFAALFAVPTMIAGIYGMNFADIPELKFRYGYPLCIGAMILIDLLLYRKFRKAGWL; encoded by the coding sequence ATGCTAGTGAATTGCGTGGCCTATGAGGATGGCCGCAAGATTGCCGATCTGCACCCCGACGAAATCTCCGATTACCTTGAGCGCCCGCATTGCTTCGTATGGGTGGCGCTCAAGGACCCCGGTCCCGGCGAGCTCGCGCAGATGCAACATGAATTCGGTCTGCACGACCTTGCCGTGGAAGATGCGCAGCACGGGCACCAGCGTCCGAAGATCGAGCAGTACGGCGACTCGCTCTTCGCCGTGCTGCACGTGCTCAACAAGGACGCCGACGGCGACTTCTCGCTCGGGGAAGTGGCGATTTTCGCAGGGCAAAATTACGTGCTTTCCGTGCGTACGAACGCCACGCAGGGGCTCGGCGCCGTGCGTGCGCGCGCGGAGAAAGAGCCCCATTTGTTGCGGCAGGGCTCGATCTTCGTGCTCTACGCGCTCATGGACGCCATCGTCGACAGTTACTTTCCCGTATTCGACGACCTCGAAGCGCAACTCGAGGCGATCGAGGCGCAGATCTTCACGCCGAGTGCGCCGGCCAAGGGGCGAGCCATCATCGAAGACCTGTATCAACTCAAACGACGCCTCATTACGTTGCAGCACGCCTGTGTGCCGCTCATGGAGGCGGTCAGCAAACTGTTCGGCGCGATGGCGCCGAAGCTCTGCGGCGGCATGCAGGAGTACTTCCGGGACGTGTTCGACCACCTTCAACGCATCACCAAGAATGTCGATCTGCTGCGCGAAATGGTCACGACGGCACTCTCGGTCAATCTCGGCATGATCTCGCTGTCGGAGAACGAGACGACGAAGCGTCTGGGGTCGTTTGCCGCACTCTTTGCCGTGCCCACCATGATCGCCGGCATCTACGGCATGAACTTCGCCGACATCCCGGAATTGAAATTCCGGTACGGCTACCCCCTCTGCATCGGGGCCATGATCCTCATCGATTTGCTCCTGTACCGGAAATTCCGCAAGGCCGGCTGGTTGTGA
- a CDS encoding sulfite exporter TauE/SafE family protein, translating to MSPTAALLGAAVGLVLGLTGAGGGIFAVPALVFGLGWGVSQAGPVALLAVGVAAAVGSVQGLRAGLVRYRAAMLMAGIGVCVAPLGTWLAHRLPERWLVGLFALAMLVVAARMYRASRGLSANAAKAVTAANLPASETANPSDDQAASQAASQAANQAASKTSEALPPCRLNPATGRLHWTPRVAGVLGAIGAVSGFASGLLGVGGGFVIVPALRRFTDITVHGVVATSLFVIALISAGTVANAWWQGMHPGAQGWVFVAGAVVGMLLGRALAPRLAASRLQQIFSTLMAAVAIGMFVKAFGA from the coding sequence ATGTCTCCCACGGCTGCGTTGCTGGGCGCCGCAGTCGGGCTCGTGCTGGGATTGACGGGGGCGGGCGGGGGCATCTTCGCGGTACCGGCGCTGGTCTTCGGGCTGGGGTGGGGGGTGTCGCAGGCAGGTCCGGTTGCGCTTCTTGCGGTGGGGGTCGCCGCGGCCGTGGGCAGCGTGCAAGGGCTGCGCGCCGGTCTGGTGCGCTATCGCGCGGCCATGCTCATGGCCGGGATCGGTGTTTGCGTGGCGCCGTTGGGGACCTGGCTGGCGCATCGGCTGCCGGAGCGCTGGCTGGTTGGGCTGTTTGCCCTCGCCATGCTGGTTGTGGCAGCGCGCATGTACCGCGCGTCCCGCGGGCTGTCGGCAAACGCCGCGAAGGCCGTAACGGCAGCGAATCTACCCGCAAGTGAGACGGCGAACCCGTCGGACGATCAGGCCGCATCCCAAGCGGCAAGTCAGGCGGCAAATCAGGCGGCAAGCAAGACGAGCGAGGCGCTGCCCCCGTGCCGGTTGAACCCGGCGACGGGCCGCTTGCACTGGACACCGCGTGTCGCGGGCGTTCTGGGGGCGATCGGCGCGGTTTCCGGCTTTGCGTCCGGCTTGCTTGGCGTCGGCGGCGGCTTCGTCATCGTGCCGGCCTTGCGCCGCTTTACCGATATCACGGTGCACGGTGTGGTGGCCACTTCGCTGTTCGTCATCGCGCTCATTTCCGCGGGCACCGTGGCTAACGCGTGGTGGCAAGGCATGCATCCGGGCGCTCAGGGCTGGGTTTTCGTTGCGGGCGCGGTGGTCGGCATGCTCCTCGGTCGCGCGCTGGCGCCACGGTTGGCGGCCTCCCGGCTGCAACAAATCTTCTCGACGCTCATGGCCGCCGTCGCCATCGGCATGTTCGTCAAGGCATTCGGCGCCTGA
- a CDS encoding response regulator transcription factor: MMVKILIADDHPIVASTLREMLSPDPGFHVLPPVSNSTELFKALETNSVDVLITDYCMPGGAFGDGLVMINRVRRKYPDVKIIVFTSIEQPAIIHALDSCGVLGVMTKSDDLREITVCVERCRRGMSYRGGRAEQILEEQMRRKPTARRPLSPKEMEVLRMYLDGQNVSQIAGALKRSAKTINNQKRMAMCKLGCRTDMELFKLHVSSPVQFSRDGETETPSAA; the protein is encoded by the coding sequence ATGATGGTTAAAATTCTGATTGCCGACGATCACCCGATCGTCGCCTCGACGCTGCGTGAAATGCTCTCCCCGGACCCCGGCTTTCACGTGCTCCCGCCGGTTTCCAATTCGACTGAGCTCTTCAAGGCGCTCGAGACGAATTCCGTGGACGTTCTGATCACCGACTATTGCATGCCGGGCGGCGCGTTCGGCGACGGCCTGGTCATGATCAACCGCGTACGGCGCAAGTATCCGGATGTGAAGATCATCGTGTTCACGTCGATCGAGCAACCGGCCATCATTCACGCGCTCGACAGTTGTGGCGTGCTCGGTGTGATGACCAAGTCCGACGATCTTCGCGAAATCACCGTCTGCGTCGAGCGCTGCCGCCGGGGCATGAGTTACCGCGGCGGGCGTGCCGAGCAGATTCTCGAGGAACAAATGCGTCGCAAGCCGACCGCGCGCCGTCCGCTGTCTCCCAAGGAGATGGAAGTGCTGCGGATGTATCTGGACGGCCAGAACGTGTCGCAGATTGCAGGCGCGCTCAAGCGCTCGGCCAAGACGATCAACAACCAGAAGCGCATGGCCATGTGCAAGCTGGGCTGCCGGACCGACATGGAATTGTTCAAGCTCCACGTGTCGAGCCCGGTGCAGTTTTCGCGTGACGGCGAGACCGAAACGCCGAGTGCCGCCTGA
- a CDS encoding LysR family transcriptional regulator, with translation MISLRDVDLNLLVVFHAVLTHRSISQAARELGLSQPAVSNGLARLRQTFDDELFTRTGAGMQPTPFAEALAEPVSAALSGISRAINHREAFDPASSQREFTLAMTDVGEVYFMPALVDLCTRLAPGVRVRTVRTTLPDLKEAMAAGRIDLAVGAFDDLTGPFFQRRLFSQRYVSMFRIGHALDNARSGLKEFQAARHLFVATGDNPYARVNQLLAQAGFGADANFWVPHFIAVPYVVSANDLVVTVPQKFAERAAAPFGLRFVKPPVRLPALQTNVFWHRRYHQDAGNQWLRQLISEYFVE, from the coding sequence ATGATTTCATTACGCGACGTCGATTTGAACCTGTTGGTCGTTTTTCATGCGGTGCTGACCCATCGAAGCATCTCCCAGGCGGCACGCGAACTGGGTCTGTCGCAGCCGGCCGTGAGCAATGGCCTGGCACGTCTGCGCCAGACCTTTGACGATGAGTTGTTCACGCGCACCGGGGCCGGCATGCAGCCAACCCCGTTTGCCGAGGCACTTGCCGAACCCGTTTCCGCGGCGCTCTCGGGTATTTCGCGGGCGATCAACCACCGGGAAGCGTTCGATCCGGCAAGCAGTCAGCGGGAATTCACGTTGGCGATGACAGACGTCGGGGAGGTGTACTTCATGCCGGCGTTGGTCGATCTGTGCACGCGGCTGGCACCGGGGGTACGGGTGCGCACTGTGCGAACGACCCTGCCCGACCTGAAGGAAGCCATGGCGGCCGGGCGCATCGACCTGGCCGTCGGGGCGTTTGACGATCTGACCGGGCCATTCTTCCAACGCCGGCTGTTCAGCCAACGATACGTGAGCATGTTTCGCATCGGCCACGCGCTGGACAACGCACGCTCGGGACTCAAGGAATTCCAGGCAGCGCGGCATCTGTTCGTCGCCACCGGCGACAATCCCTATGCGCGCGTAAATCAGTTGCTCGCGCAAGCAGGCTTCGGCGCCGACGCCAACTTTTGGGTACCCCACTTCATTGCCGTACCGTACGTGGTGAGCGCCAATGACCTCGTCGTCACGGTACCGCAGAAGTTTGCCGAGCGTGCCGCGGCCCCGTTCGGCCTACGATTCGTCAAGCCGCCTGTGCGTCTTCCCGCCTTGCAGACGAATGTGTTCTGGCACCGGCGATACCATCAGGATGCCGGCAACCAATGGCTGCGGCAGTTGATTTCGGAATACTTCGTGGAATAG
- a CDS encoding ATP-binding protein, with translation MTLRSDGQRLVFERRLSSTPWFVRYAVRPKELLRENATLLLGATLLLCLYAAGVFAGMRYMRQRIIEPARQRTKALLERDAFTQTLIETAPVGMAIIDPFEPAVVMSNPAYAGTVDLLRHLGDGELTRMYRQLHSGVVARPVRRLLSAMDDAGERHYAVSFVDTVFREQPVLIGTLSDVTEQRRFELEQRKARLAAESANRAKDVFLTTVSHEMRTPLYGTLASLELLSAQNLGDDHRYYVDVMESSTRNLLDLINDLLDYSRIQVGRFELNSRDGSLLKELEAVGLSFTGRARLQGLTLDWMIDPQLSRAVHTDALRLGQVVTNLVGNAIKFTEKGHVAFSAMITRADMQGCDVAFAVSDSGVGIAAADLADLFKPFGKSTTEPGMQHGTGLGLAISHQFVGMLGGVLQVDSKEGEGTTMRFTLRLPWAPDSEAPAVVAAGETFAYVSALPRRHWYLEALIRRAGYEPMQYSDAVTWSTGSGRSQDAGLLLFADEWPVRGMAGAQVYLLRATPVDRPAGSMPAWPKDIALLQQAELWDALGAVPRRGHAASGGVQDAAHAQTRVRPLAGWYVLVADDHPISGMLLSRQLEGLGAMVDCYHDPREALDAFDAESHMLVITDANMPHVSGHALATAIKSRAPHVPVVVATADVTLRNDRDARSPYDAVVYKPVDARSLLRVIELVRTRYPSLCVDIAPLADSARQVESALEPAPEPAVARDWRLPLSDMLDTFVKIADQDIANCRAALTELSRETLRHSAHRLRGGFMAFGLSSLASLAAQLEHLAPQASAGQMEAAFDALDVAWNDWLRAQGHAIASHA, from the coding sequence ATGACGCTGCGCTCCGACGGTCAGCGCCTCGTCTTCGAGCGTCGCCTGTCGTCCACGCCCTGGTTCGTGCGCTACGCGGTTCGCCCGAAAGAGCTGTTGCGCGAGAATGCCACGCTGCTGCTCGGCGCAACCCTCCTGCTGTGTCTCTACGCGGCGGGCGTGTTCGCCGGGATGCGCTACATGCGACAGCGCATCATCGAACCGGCGCGCCAGCGCACGAAAGCGCTGCTCGAGCGCGACGCCTTCACTCAGACCCTCATCGAAACCGCGCCGGTCGGCATGGCGATCATCGACCCCTTCGAGCCGGCCGTGGTCATGAGCAATCCGGCGTATGCCGGCACCGTCGATCTGTTGCGTCATCTCGGCGACGGAGAGCTCACGCGCATGTATCGGCAGTTGCACAGCGGTGTGGTCGCGCGCCCCGTGCGACGCTTGCTCAGTGCGATGGACGACGCGGGAGAGCGCCACTATGCCGTGAGTTTCGTCGACACGGTGTTTCGCGAGCAGCCGGTGCTGATTGGCACGCTGTCGGACGTCACGGAGCAACGCCGGTTCGAGCTGGAGCAACGCAAGGCGCGCCTGGCAGCGGAAAGCGCGAATCGCGCGAAAGACGTCTTCCTGACTACAGTGAGCCACGAAATGCGTACGCCGTTGTACGGCACGCTGGCGTCGCTGGAGCTGTTGAGTGCGCAGAACCTGGGCGACGATCATCGCTATTACGTCGACGTGATGGAGAGCTCGACGCGCAACCTGCTCGATCTCATCAACGACCTGCTCGACTACTCGCGCATTCAGGTGGGGCGCTTCGAGCTGAATTCGCGCGACGGTTCCCTGCTCAAGGAGCTGGAGGCGGTCGGGCTGTCGTTTACCGGCCGCGCGCGATTGCAGGGACTGACGCTCGACTGGATGATCGATCCCCAGTTGTCCCGCGCCGTGCACACCGACGCGCTGCGACTCGGCCAGGTCGTCACGAATCTCGTCGGCAACGCGATCAAGTTCACCGAGAAGGGCCACGTGGCGTTCAGTGCCATGATCACTCGCGCCGACATGCAGGGGTGCGACGTCGCGTTCGCTGTCAGCGACAGCGGGGTCGGCATTGCGGCGGCGGACCTCGCCGATTTGTTCAAGCCCTTCGGCAAAAGCACGACAGAGCCGGGCATGCAGCACGGCACCGGACTGGGGCTGGCCATCTCGCACCAGTTCGTCGGCATGCTGGGCGGCGTGCTCCAGGTCGACAGCAAGGAGGGCGAGGGCACGACGATGCGTTTCACGCTGCGACTGCCGTGGGCACCCGACAGCGAGGCGCCTGCCGTCGTCGCCGCGGGCGAAACGTTCGCATATGTCAGTGCGTTGCCCCGTCGGCATTGGTATCTCGAAGCGCTGATTCGTCGTGCGGGCTATGAGCCCATGCAATACAGCGACGCCGTGACGTGGTCCACCGGCAGCGGGCGTTCGCAGGACGCGGGGTTGCTCCTGTTCGCCGACGAATGGCCGGTCCGGGGGATGGCCGGCGCGCAGGTCTACCTGCTGCGTGCGACACCGGTGGACCGCCCGGCGGGAAGTATGCCGGCATGGCCGAAGGACATTGCGTTGCTGCAACAGGCGGAGCTTTGGGATGCGTTGGGCGCGGTGCCACGTCGAGGACATGCGGCATCCGGTGGCGTGCAGGACGCCGCCCATGCACAGACCCGCGTGCGACCGCTGGCAGGGTGGTATGTGCTGGTCGCCGACGATCATCCGATCAGCGGCATGTTGCTCTCGCGTCAACTCGAGGGGCTCGGCGCGATGGTCGACTGCTACCACGATCCGCGCGAAGCGCTCGATGCGTTCGACGCGGAATCGCACATGCTCGTGATCACCGACGCGAACATGCCGCATGTATCTGGCCACGCGCTGGCGACCGCGATCAAGTCCAGGGCGCCGCATGTGCCGGTCGTGGTCGCCACGGCGGATGTGACGCTGCGCAACGATCGCGACGCCAGATCGCCCTATGACGCGGTTGTCTACAAGCCCGTGGACGCCCGTTCGCTGCTTCGCGTGATCGAACTCGTGCGTACACGCTACCCGTCGCTTTGCGTCGACATTGCCCCATTGGCGGATTCGGCGCGTCAGGTGGAAAGCGCGCTCGAGCCGGCGCCGGAGCCGGCGGTGGCCCGGGATTGGCGCTTGCCGCTCTCGGACATGCTCGATACGTTCGTGAAGATCGCGGATCAGGACATTGCAAACTGCCGGGCGGCATTGACCGAACTGTCGCGCGAAACGCTGCGGCATTCGGCTCACCGGCTGCGCGGTGGCTTCATGGCGTTCGGTCTGAGTTCACTCGCGTCGCTCGCGGCGCAGTTGGAACATCTGGCGCCGCAGGCGTCGGCCGGACAGATGGAGGCCGCGTTCGATGCGCTCGACGTCGCGTGGAACGACTGGCTTCGCGCCCAGGGGCACGCCATCGCGAGCCACGCCTGA
- a CDS encoding CaiB/BaiF CoA transferase family protein, with protein MNAPLSGIRVIEFCRGAAGAYCGLLLADMGADVIMVDDPVDDLSNDSRSPLGESAQLGLRRNKRSVALDLLTLEGRSLAHTLVRGADVVIECLPPGTLASAGLGYDALSGVQPHLVYVSISAFGQEGPRSVTQPTGVPALQALRGMLGAAPSGLEPPRDLPVADLAAGLYAAFSTSAALVAARLQGRGVHIDVPMLGATLAIAALRGGDEGAEAAHRAGLVPPATMGRDRDGAVGANPPNAGVARAAPRVGALEPGDAEGDTMRFGGPSAPWPTFRARDGYFGMDLDGQAHWQAICALVHRVDLLDDARFANARERARHQAVLRDVLEAVFVLEDRGVWLARLVAVGVPCTAISTYSRVLADPQVAHMGWVRPMVLPSGETTHTIVSPVRLNGRSPVSPMDPPAPGEHTSDILAELGADGGDVTARPVSGPGRF; from the coding sequence TTGAACGCACCACTCTCGGGGATCCGCGTCATCGAGTTCTGTCGAGGCGCGGCGGGCGCTTATTGCGGCTTGCTGCTGGCCGACATGGGGGCCGATGTCATCATGGTCGACGATCCCGTCGACGATCTCTCCAACGATAGCCGGAGTCCGCTCGGCGAATCCGCACAACTCGGCCTGCGACGCAACAAGCGCTCCGTGGCGCTGGATTTGCTTACCCTCGAAGGCCGCAGCCTCGCGCACACGCTCGTGCGCGGCGCCGACGTCGTCATCGAATGCCTGCCGCCGGGCACGCTCGCCAGTGCCGGCCTCGGCTACGACGCGCTGTCGGGCGTGCAACCCCATCTCGTCTACGTATCGATCTCCGCGTTCGGGCAGGAGGGGCCGCGCTCCGTGACGCAGCCCACGGGCGTGCCCGCGCTCCAGGCGCTTCGAGGAATGCTTGGTGCGGCGCCGAGCGGTCTGGAGCCGCCACGCGATTTGCCGGTGGCTGACCTCGCTGCCGGGCTGTATGCGGCGTTTTCCACGTCCGCGGCGCTCGTGGCCGCGAGACTGCAGGGGCGGGGTGTTCATATCGACGTGCCGATGCTCGGCGCCACGCTCGCCATTGCGGCATTGCGCGGTGGCGACGAAGGTGCCGAGGCGGCGCACCGCGCGGGGCTGGTGCCGCCCGCGACCATGGGCAGGGACCGTGACGGTGCCGTCGGCGCGAATCCACCCAACGCGGGCGTCGCTCGTGCCGCGCCGCGCGTCGGAGCCCTGGAGCCAGGCGACGCCGAGGGCGACACGATGCGATTCGGCGGGCCATCGGCACCCTGGCCGACCTTCCGTGCCCGCGACGGCTATTTCGGCATGGATCTCGACGGACAGGCTCACTGGCAAGCGATTTGCGCGCTGGTGCACCGGGTCGATCTGCTCGACGACGCCCGCTTCGCCAACGCGCGGGAGCGTGCCCGGCATCAGGCCGTGCTGCGCGACGTGCTCGAAGCGGTTTTCGTCCTCGAGGACCGCGGTGTCTGGCTGGCCCGGCTCGTCGCGGTCGGTGTGCCATGCACGGCCATCAGTACCTATTCGCGGGTGCTGGCCGATCCGCAGGTGGCACACATGGGCTGGGTGCGGCCCATGGTGTTGCCTAGCGGAGAGACGACGCACACCATCGTCTCTCCCGTTCGTCTGAACGGGCGCAGTCCGGTATCGCCGATGGATCCGCCCGCACCCGGCGAGCACACGAGTGACATTCTTGCGGAGCTGGGGGCGGACGGGGGCGACGTGACGGCTCGGCCTGTGAGCGGCCCCGGCCGTTTTTGA
- a CDS encoding bifunctional acetate--CoA ligase family protein/GNAT family N-acetyltransferase: MTTRNLSQMFQPKSVAVIGASQRERRVGTTVLQNVIDGGFTGEIYPVNPKYSSLADRKCYRDVSDLPQAPDLAIVCTPRETVPGLIRDLGERGTRAVVVLTSGLARERDRHGVTLQERMLQHAKPHVLRILGPNCIGLLSPGIGLNASFAHMGARPGKLAFVSQSGALTTAVLDWADAREIGFSHFVSLGDSADVDFGDMLDYLASDPGTDAILMYMESIRDARKFMSAARAAARNKPVVVIKSGRVPEGAQAAASHTGAMAGADDVYDAAIRRAGMLRVDTTDELFAAVETLARLRPFWGDKLSIMTNGGGAGVMATDALVLDGGKLARLSDKTRAALDAALPTTLGRVNPVDIGGDADLARYTGTLAALCEDPETAAVLFIQAPTAVMPSLDVANALAALPKPSKNIFTCWLGGETAERARRICREAGLPTYDTPENAARAFLEAVNYRRNQSLLMETPPSIPPGFAPDVARVRAIIDGVMREGRALLSEPEAKGVLAAYGIPVVETLVAETPEQAGALAQGLGFPVAVKLVSPDITHKSDVGGVVLNIETAEQACDAARQIRKRALAAKPDARVTGYSVQRMANGAEAFELIVGVATDNVFGPVLLFGQGGTAVEVIADRTIGLPPLNLNLARDMVARARVSKLLAGYRNRPPADHEAIYLTLVKLSQLVCDVPEIAELDINPLFADAHGVLALDARIVARKPASAGHGRLAIRPYPQELESTVDAGGKPVRVRPIRPEDEPAYNAFFHTLTPQDVQFRYFGLIKELSHSQMARVTQIDYDRAMTFVATERDEQGNTRLLGVVQALADPDNTVAEFAVTVSPAAQGRGLGRALMEHIVDYSRRRGTGELIGYVLTANTRMLTLARHLGFVEDKEMEAGVLHIRLPLQQTAQAQETRKA, from the coding sequence ATGACCACCCGCAATCTGAGCCAGATGTTCCAGCCGAAGTCGGTCGCCGTCATCGGCGCGTCCCAGCGTGAACGGCGCGTGGGCACGACCGTGCTGCAGAACGTCATCGACGGCGGGTTCACGGGGGAGATCTACCCGGTCAATCCAAAATATTCGTCGCTCGCGGATCGCAAGTGCTATCGCGACGTGAGCGATTTGCCGCAGGCGCCCGATCTCGCCATCGTCTGCACGCCACGCGAGACCGTGCCGGGCCTTATCCGGGATCTCGGCGAGCGCGGGACACGCGCGGTCGTTGTCCTCACCTCGGGGCTCGCTCGCGAGCGCGACCGCCATGGCGTCACGTTGCAGGAGCGCATGCTCCAGCATGCCAAGCCCCATGTGCTGCGAATTCTCGGGCCGAACTGCATCGGGCTGCTGAGCCCGGGCATCGGTCTGAACGCCAGCTTCGCGCATATGGGCGCGCGCCCGGGCAAGCTGGCGTTCGTCTCGCAATCGGGCGCGTTGACGACCGCCGTGCTCGACTGGGCCGATGCCCGCGAGATCGGCTTTTCGCATTTCGTTTCGCTGGGCGACAGCGCCGACGTGGATTTCGGCGATATGCTCGACTACCTCGCGAGCGACCCCGGTACTGACGCGATCCTGATGTACATGGAGTCCATTCGCGACGCACGCAAGTTCATGTCGGCCGCGCGGGCGGCCGCACGCAACAAACCGGTCGTGGTGATCAAGTCCGGTCGCGTGCCGGAGGGGGCGCAGGCCGCCGCCTCGCATACGGGGGCGATGGCGGGGGCGGACGATGTGTACGACGCCGCCATCCGTCGTGCCGGCATGCTGCGCGTGGATACCACCGATGAACTGTTCGCCGCCGTGGAGACGCTCGCGCGGCTGCGGCCGTTCTGGGGCGACAAGCTCTCGATCATGACCAACGGCGGTGGCGCGGGTGTGATGGCGACCGACGCGCTGGTACTCGACGGCGGCAAGCTTGCCCGTCTGTCCGACAAGACGCGCGCGGCGCTCGACGCAGCGTTGCCAACGACACTGGGCCGCGTCAATCCGGTCGACATTGGCGGCGATGCTGACCTGGCGCGCTACACGGGCACGCTGGCGGCGTTATGCGAAGATCCGGAGACCGCGGCCGTCCTGTTCATCCAGGCGCCCACGGCGGTCATGCCGAGCCTCGATGTGGCCAATGCACTCGCCGCGTTGCCGAAGCCGTCGAAGAACATTTTCACGTGCTGGCTCGGCGGCGAGACGGCGGAGCGGGCCCGGCGCATTTGCCGCGAGGCGGGGCTGCCGACGTACGACACGCCGGAAAATGCCGCTCGCGCGTTTCTCGAGGCGGTAAATTATCGTCGCAACCAGTCGTTGCTGATGGAAACGCCGCCCTCCATTCCCCCGGGCTTCGCGCCCGATGTCGCACGGGTACGCGCCATCATCGACGGGGTGATGCGCGAGGGGCGGGCGTTGCTCTCGGAGCCGGAAGCCAAGGGTGTGCTGGCCGCATACGGCATTCCGGTCGTGGAGACGCTCGTTGCCGAGACGCCTGAGCAGGCGGGAGCGCTGGCGCAGGGCCTTGGCTTTCCCGTGGCGGTCAAGCTTGTCTCTCCGGACATTACACACAAGTCGGACGTCGGCGGTGTGGTGCTCAACATCGAGACGGCCGAGCAGGCATGCGATGCGGCCCGCCAGATCCGCAAGCGCGCGCTCGCCGCGAAACCGGACGCGCGCGTGACGGGCTATTCGGTCCAACGCATGGCCAACGGGGCAGAGGCGTTCGAACTGATCGTGGGTGTGGCCACCGACAACGTGTTTGGGCCGGTACTGCTGTTCGGGCAGGGCGGCACTGCCGTCGAAGTGATCGCCGACCGGACCATCGGTCTGCCGCCGCTCAACCTGAACCTCGCGCGCGACATGGTGGCGCGCGCCCGGGTGTCGAAGCTGCTCGCGGGCTACCGCAATCGTCCGCCGGCCGATCACGAGGCCATCTACCTCACCCTGGTCAAGCTCTCCCAGCTCGTGTGCGACGTGCCGGAGATCGCCGAGCTCGACATCAATCCCCTGTTCGCCGACGCGCACGGCGTTCTGGCGCTCGACGCCCGCATCGTGGCGCGCAAGCCGGCATCGGCCGGGCACGGGCGCCTCGCCATCCGGCCCTATCCGCAGGAACTGGAGAGCACGGTCGACGCGGGCGGCAAGCCGGTGCGAGTGCGCCCGATCCGGCCCGAGGACGAGCCGGCCTATAACGCTTTTTTCCACACGCTCACCCCGCAGGACGTGCAGTTCCGCTATTTCGGCCTGATCAAGGAGCTCTCGCACTCGCAAATGGCGCGCGTGACACAGATCGACTACGACCGCGCGATGACGTTCGTGGCGACCGAGCGCGATGAGCAGGGCAACACGCGCCTGCTGGGAGTGGTGCAGGCGCTGGCCGATCCGGACAACACGGTCGCCGAGTTCGCGGTGACCGTGAGTCCGGCCGCGCAGGGTCGCGGCCTCGGGCGCGCCCTCATGGAGCACATCGTCGATTACAGCCGCCGGCGCGGCACGGGCGAGCTCATCGGCTATGTACTCACGGCAAATACGCGTATGCTGACACTCGCCCGTCATCTGGGCTTTGTCGAAGACAAGGAGATGGAGGCGGGCGTTCTTCACATCCGGCTGCCGTTGCAACAGACAGCGCAGGCGCAGGAGACACGCAAGGCTTAG